In Candidatus Methylomirabilota bacterium, the genomic stretch ACGCTGAGCGCGGCGAGCCGTCCCGAAGTCATCACGTGACGATTCTCCCACAGGCGCTCGCTTCCTTCGAGGGCCGCCCTGCCGTATCGTTCCGGTCGTGGTCGTCCATCTCGTCGACGGGACGTTCGAGCTGTTCCGCCACTTCCTCTCGCCGGCGGCGGTCTTCGACCGGAGCGCGCCGGAGGAGCTGAGGGCGGTGCGCGGCGTCGTCGTGTCCATTCTGAGCATGCTCGAAGGCGGCGCCACGCATCTGGGCGTGGCGACCGATCACGTCGTCGAATCGTTTCGCAACGCGCTCTGGCCCGGCTACAAGACGGGCGAGGGGATCGATCCGCTGCTCTATGCCCAGTTCCAGCCGCTGGAGGACGCGCTGGAGGCACTCGGCGTGGTCGTCTGGCCCATGGTCGAGTTCGAGGCCGACGACGCGCTAGCCGCGGCCGCGGTGATGGCTGTCGCTGATGAGCGCGTCGAGCAGGTCGTCGTGTGCACGCCGGACAAGGACCTCGCGCAGTGCGTGCGCGGTGACCGCATCGTCCAGCTCGATCGGCGCACCCGCGAGGTGCGTGACGAGTCGGGGGTGCGGCGGAAGTTCGGCGTCCTGCCCGCGTCGATCCCCGACTGGCTCGCGCTCGTCGGCGACAGCGCTGACGGTTACCCCGGTCTGCCGGGCTGGGGCGAGAAGTCCGCGGCGACGGTGCTCGCCCGCTATGGGCACCTCGAGCACATTCCGAAGCTCGCCGCGGAGTGGGACGTGCCCGTGCGCGGATCGTTGCGGCTGGCCACGACGCTCACGGAGCAGTGGGAGCGGGCGCTGCTGTTCCGGACGCTGGCCACGCTGCGCGCTGACGCGCTCCTCGGCGCCGACGTGGACGCGCTCCAGTGGACCGGACCACGCGCCGACTTCGCGGCTTGGTCAGCGCGCCTCGGCTCGCCGGCGCTCCACGAGCGCGCCTCGAAGCTCGCGGCGGCGCGCGCCGCGCGACGCCCGTCTACTTCCCCTTGAGCTTCAAGTCCTCGTACGGCGCCGACCACGGATAGTCAGCGATGAGGCCGAACCCCGATTCCGCCACGCGCGGACCCACGCCCTGCAGGAGGGCGAGCTGCCAGATCGGGAGGACCATGGCCTTGTCGTGGATCAGCTGCTGGATGCGATGGAGAAGCGCCTCGCGCTTCTTCGGGTCGAGCTCACCCGCCTGCTCCTTGAAGAGCCCGTCGATGTCGGGGTACCCCCCGTAGGCGAAGCCGCCGCCCGAGATCACGAACGGCTCCAGCCGGGTGGCCGTGTTGCCGAAGATGCCGCTCAACCCGTGGATGATGTTCTTGAGCTTCTTCTCCTGATACGCCTTGATGAACCCCGCCCGCTCGAGCGGGCGGAGCCTCGTCTTGATGCCGACGGCCTGAAGGTCGTTGAGGATCGGCTCGGCGTACACGCAGGCCCCGGCATCGCACCAGAAGTCGCCGGCGTCGAAGCCCTTCGGGTACCCGGCTTCCGCGAGGAGCTGCCTGGCCCTGACCGGATCGTAGGGGCGCACCGGCGGCTGCCAGTAGAACTCGAAGCTGGTGGGGATGATGCTCCCGGTGATCTTCGAGAACCCGAGAGTCACGGCCTCGTTGATCGCCTGGCGGTTGACGGCGTGGTTCGCGGCGAGGCGCACGCGGCGGTCGTGCCACGGAGAGGCCGCGTCCCACTGGTCGGCGAAGACCAGCCAGTGGGTGGCCACGAACGGAGTCGGCCGCAGCGTGAGCCCGGGCGTGCGCCGCACCTCCTCGCCGAGCTCACCCGTGACCGCGTAGGCGATGTCCACCTCACCGCGCTTGAGCATGGCCAGTCGCGTGACCGCGTCCGGGACCGCCTTGAAGACGAGGCGCTTCACGCTCGGCGTCTTGCGCCAGTAGCTCTCGAAGGCTTCCAGCACGAGCTCGACCCCCGGCGTGAACGAGACGAGCTTGTAGGGGCCGGCCCCGACCGGCGCCTTCTTGAAGCCGTCTTCACCCACCTTCTCGACGTACTTCCTTGGGACGATCCAGGCCGCGCCCGTCGCCGGTGTGGCGTAGAACGCCATGAAGTCCGGCCACGGGTGCTTGAGCCGGAAGCGGACATGCCGGGGATCCGGCGTCTCGACCGCGGCGACCTTCTCCTTGAGCGCCTTCGCGGAGATGCCGCGGTACCGCTCGAACGAGAACTTGACGTCCTCGGCCGTGACGGGCTCGCCGTTGTGGAAGGTCGCTCCCTTGCGCAGCACGAACTCGTAGACGAGCCCGTCGCGCGACGAGCTCCACGACTCGGCCAGACTGGGCGTCCTGGCGCTCTCCGGCATCGGCTTCACCAGCGCGTCGTGGAGCGCGTAGAGCAGCATGAACGGCGTGATGAGGCCCGCCGTCTCGGCCGGCTCGAAGAGGGTCGGCGCCAGGCTGAAGTGAAGCGCCCAGGTCATCTGCCCCGCCGGCGCCTCGGCGGCGAGCGCGCCCGTGGAAGCGGCGGACATCAGGGCGAGCGCACCGGCCGCGATCAGTCGTGTGCGTCGGCTCGTCATGGTCGTCTCCTTGGCTACGACTATAAAGGAGGAACCGCGAGCACGGGTCTGGTATCAAAGAAGAGATGGCCACCGTGCTCGCCAAGTCGCCGACCGCCGCGCCGAAGGCCGCGGTATCCTCGACCGCCGGGCCGAAGCCCGCCGTCTCCGCCGCCGAGATGGGCGCCCGCCAGCGGGAGATCTCGGTCTCCGAATTCTTCACCAAGAACCGCCACCTGCTCGGCTTCGACAATCCACGAAAGGCGCTCCTCACCTGCGTCAAGGAAGCCGTGGACAACGCGCTCGACGCGTGCGAGGAGGCGGGGATCCTGCCCGACGTCGTCGTCACGGTGGAGGTCGCGCCGAGCAACGGGACGGCGCCGCCGCCCGCGAGCCAGGCGACGCGCTTCCGCGTCACCGTGACCGACAACGGCCCTGGCATCGTCCGCCAGCAGATTCCGCCGATCTTCGCCAAGCTCCTCTACGGCTCGAAGTTCCATCGCCTCCGCATGAGCCGCGGCCAGCAGGGGATCGGCATCTCCGCGGCCGGCATGTACGCCCAGCTCACGACCGGCAAGCCCGTGCAGATCATCTCGCGCACCGGCCCGCGGGCGGCGGCCCACTACTTCGAAGTCCAGATCGACACCAAGAAGAACGAGCCGAGGATCTTCGAGAGCAAGAAGATCGACTGGGAGCATCCGCGCGGCACGCGGGTGACGCTCGAGATCGATGGGCGTTATCAGAAGGGCCGCGCCTCGGTGGACGAGTACCTCGAGCAGGTGGCCATCGCCAACCCGCACGTGCAGCTCGTCTACGCGACGCCGGAAGGGGAGACCCGAGAGTACCCGCGGACGATCCACGAGCTGCCGCCCCAGCCGCGCGAGATCAAGCCGCACCCGTACGGGATCGAGTTCGGCATTCTCTTGCGAATGCTCCACGACACCAAGAGCCACTCCCTCTCGGGGTTTCTCGCCGCCGATTTCAGCCGGGTCTCGTCCGCTGTCGCCCAGGAGATCTGCAAGACGGCGAAGCTCTCGCCCAACGCGCGGCCGCGCAACATCCACGGCGACACCGCCGAGGCGCTCTACAAGGCGATCCAGGCGACCAAGATCATGGCGCCGCCGTCGAACTGCGTGTCACCGATCGGCGAGAAGGCGATCCTCCACGGCCTGTACAAGCAGATCAAGGGAGATTTCTACACGGCGGTGACCCGGCCGCCCGCGGTGTACCGCGGCAACCCGTTCATCATCGAGGCGGGGCTGGCCTACGGCAAGGGTCCGGACCAGGCGACGGCGACCCCGGACGCGCCAGCGGCGCCGCTCGCCGAGGGCGAGCAGCGGGAGGACGACAACGAGCTGGCCCGCGTCATCCGCTACGCCAACCGCGTGCCGCTGCTCTACCAGCAGTCGGCCTGCGCGACCTTCAAGGCCACGCTCGAGACCGCCTGGCGGAACTACGGCATCGCCCAGTCCAGGGGCGCGCTCCCGGCCGGCCCCATGGTGGTGTTC encodes the following:
- a CDS encoding 5'-3' exonuclease H3TH domain-containing protein gives rise to the protein MVVHLVDGTFELFRHFLSPAAVFDRSAPEELRAVRGVVVSILSMLEGGATHLGVATDHVVESFRNALWPGYKTGEGIDPLLYAQFQPLEDALEALGVVVWPMVEFEADDALAAAAVMAVADERVEQVVVCTPDKDLAQCVRGDRIVQLDRRTREVRDESGVRRKFGVLPASIPDWLALVGDSADGYPGLPGWGEKSAATVLARYGHLEHIPKLAAEWDVPVRGSLRLATTLTEQWERALLFRTLATLRADALLGADVDALQWTGPRADFAAWSARLGSPALHERASKLAAARAARRPSTSP
- a CDS encoding ABC transporter substrate-binding protein; translation: MTSRRTRLIAAGALALMSAASTGALAAEAPAGQMTWALHFSLAPTLFEPAETAGLITPFMLLYALHDALVKPMPESARTPSLAESWSSSRDGLVYEFVLRKGATFHNGEPVTAEDVKFSFERYRGISAKALKEKVAAVETPDPRHVRFRLKHPWPDFMAFYATPATGAAWIVPRKYVEKVGEDGFKKAPVGAGPYKLVSFTPGVELVLEAFESYWRKTPSVKRLVFKAVPDAVTRLAMLKRGEVDIAYAVTGELGEEVRRTPGLTLRPTPFVATHWLVFADQWDAASPWHDRRVRLAANHAVNRQAINEAVTLGFSKITGSIIPTSFEFYWQPPVRPYDPVRARQLLAEAGYPKGFDAGDFWCDAGACVYAEPILNDLQAVGIKTRLRPLERAGFIKAYQEKKLKNIIHGLSGIFGNTATRLEPFVISGGGFAYGGYPDIDGLFKEQAGELDPKKREALLHRIQQLIHDKAMVLPIWQLALLQGVGPRVAESGFGLIADYPWSAPYEDLKLKGK
- a CDS encoding DNA topoisomerase VI subunit B produces the protein MATVLAKSPTAAPKAAVSSTAGPKPAVSAAEMGARQREISVSEFFTKNRHLLGFDNPRKALLTCVKEAVDNALDACEEAGILPDVVVTVEVAPSNGTAPPPASQATRFRVTVTDNGPGIVRQQIPPIFAKLLYGSKFHRLRMSRGQQGIGISAAGMYAQLTTGKPVQIISRTGPRAAAHYFEVQIDTKKNEPRIFESKKIDWEHPRGTRVTLEIDGRYQKGRASVDEYLEQVAIANPHVQLVYATPEGETREYPRTIHELPPQPREIKPHPYGIEFGILLRMLHDTKSHSLSGFLAADFSRVSSAVAQEICKTAKLSPNARPRNIHGDTAEALYKAIQATKIMAPPSNCVSPIGEKAILHGLYKQIKGDFYTAVTRPPAVYRGNPFIIEAGLAYGKGPDQATATPDAPAAPLAEGEQREDDNELARVIRYANRVPLLYQQSACATFKATLETAWRNYGIAQSRGALPAGPMVVFVHMASVWVPFTSESKEAIADYDEIRKEIKLALQECGRRLSVFLRRRERAKSEFRRRNIFELYIEEVVEACARLKGGRLAKEKLKTQLQKIALKRTGGARTDEILGHDGGPEGLPHSIIVTPEGPEGEAPVLAGA